From Algoriphagus sp. NG3, the proteins below share one genomic window:
- a CDS encoding glycosyltransferase family 2 protein, producing the protein MPSTPDPSVAIILVNWNGYAFTADCLRSLRKVDFQYFQVILVDNASKDQEGKKLKAEFPEIELVENTKNLGFAGGNNVGIKMALAAGYSHVMLLNNDTVVAPDFLGFMLQEFRKKPNVGVVQPLIFFLHDRKKIWSAGGKWQQLWCRSITRGDRRYIGDFIVKDRDLDWATGCCMLIGRKALLDTGLLNENYFAYFEDVEWSLRFKEKGFEIELASDAVIYHEAGASSKKKHSEGTLSASVFYYHVRNQFYLVRAKSHGIQVLFAASYHLSRFTLWMAYFGLRGRFQKLRAVARGIKHGWTLPLQKAKAWS; encoded by the coding sequence ATGCCTTCTACTCCTGATCCCTCCGTCGCTATCATTCTGGTCAATTGGAATGGGTATGCTTTTACCGCAGACTGCCTGAGATCCCTACGTAAAGTAGATTTCCAGTACTTTCAGGTTATTCTGGTTGATAATGCGTCAAAAGACCAGGAAGGAAAAAAACTAAAGGCTGAATTTCCTGAAATAGAGCTGGTAGAGAACACTAAGAACCTGGGCTTTGCCGGAGGAAATAATGTGGGCATTAAAATGGCCTTGGCAGCAGGGTATTCACATGTAATGCTACTGAACAACGATACGGTAGTAGCCCCTGATTTTCTTGGGTTTATGTTGCAAGAATTCCGCAAAAAACCGAATGTAGGAGTGGTACAGCCCCTGATTTTTTTCCTTCATGATCGGAAAAAAATCTGGAGTGCAGGAGGGAAGTGGCAGCAGCTATGGTGCAGATCTATTACACGTGGGGATAGAAGGTATATCGGTGATTTTATAGTCAAGGACAGGGATTTAGATTGGGCTACGGGATGCTGCATGCTGATCGGAAGAAAGGCGCTTCTGGATACCGGGTTGCTCAATGAAAACTATTTTGCCTATTTTGAAGATGTGGAATGGTCCCTACGTTTTAAGGAAAAGGGCTTCGAAATTGAATTAGCTTCGGATGCGGTGATCTACCACGAGGCTGGCGCATCTTCCAAGAAGAAGCATTCCGAAGGAACACTGAGTGCCTCCGTATTTTATTACCATGTGCGGAACCAATTTTACCTGGTACGGGCAAAGTCCCACGGCATACAAGTCCTCTTTGCTGCCTCTTATCATCTATCCCGTTTTACCTTGTGGATGGCTTATTTTGGCCTGAGAGGTAGATTCCAAAAGCTCAGAGCCGTGGCCCGAGGAATCAAACATGGTTGGACATTGCCACTTCAAAAAGCTAAAGCATGGAGTTGA
- a CDS encoding class I SAM-dependent methyltransferase has product MRIEIRPPNYFDWLTHLNVNKDSKIADIGCGNGQLLAELSYCGFKSLHGYDPFLAKAAISEGFSLRKMDFFDIEEKYDLVMFHHSLEHLPHPSEVFKKLSKILNPSGEALIRVPVTDGKVWKEHREYWFQLDAPRHLFIPHTQSMKILAERYGLDLFHISFDSLDSQFWGTELYKKGKPYMGTDITKEFTKDELTDFKEKAGQYNKLNCGDQACFYLRKK; this is encoded by the coding sequence TTGAGAATTGAAATAAGACCTCCGAATTATTTTGATTGGCTTACCCATTTAAATGTAAATAAAGATAGCAAAATTGCAGATATTGGTTGTGGCAATGGGCAACTTTTGGCGGAGCTATCTTACTGTGGGTTTAAGTCGCTTCATGGTTATGATCCTTTTCTGGCTAAAGCAGCTATTTCTGAAGGCTTTTCATTAAGGAAAATGGATTTTTTTGATATTGAGGAGAAGTATGATTTGGTCATGTTTCATCATTCGCTGGAGCATTTACCCCATCCTAGTGAAGTTTTCAAAAAGTTATCCAAAATTTTAAATCCCAGCGGAGAGGCTTTGATCAGAGTACCTGTTACAGACGGCAAAGTTTGGAAGGAACATAGAGAATATTGGTTTCAACTCGATGCCCCGAGACATCTGTTTATTCCCCATACCCAATCCATGAAAATACTGGCAGAAAGATATGGACTTGATCTCTTCCATATTTCATTTGATAGTTTGGATAGCCAATTTTGGGGGACGGAACTTTATAAGAAAGGTAAGCCCTACATGGGCACTGATATTACTAAAGAATTTACAAAAGACGAATTAACCGATTTCAAAGAAAAGGCTGGACAGTACAATAAATTAAACTGTGGTGATCAAGCTTGTTTTTATTTAAGGAAAAAGTAA
- a CDS encoding class I SAM-dependent methyltransferase has translation MEYFNKLESEINQHSINGSNDQVYFGFHKNRFKRFDQFLDTLPQRMPNSSTDIKVLEIGSHYLHTSILLSSRGFQVDAMDVEEFWQLDFVKERAERYGLNPIIENDISRLNSFTDVYDKYDLVVFTEILEHITFNPIQFWKLVYQILKPGGLIYISTPNAFALPSLVRSFKNTVLLKSIGITVDDIMSKVTYGHHWKEYSAKEVKRYFGVLSPDFEVEVNPYSYKVYDFKPPQMLFKLLAKLGNMTNTFAEDLEVIVSLKKKKRWGVHEPEY, from the coding sequence ATGGAATATTTTAATAAACTTGAAAGCGAGATCAATCAGCACTCAATTAACGGGTCTAATGACCAGGTGTATTTCGGCTTTCATAAGAACAGGTTTAAGAGGTTTGATCAATTTCTTGATACGCTTCCCCAGAGGATGCCCAATTCTTCGACGGATATCAAAGTTTTGGAAATAGGGAGCCATTATCTGCACACCTCTATTTTGTTATCCAGCAGAGGTTTTCAGGTCGATGCCATGGACGTGGAGGAATTTTGGCAGCTTGATTTCGTAAAGGAAAGAGCAGAAAGATATGGGCTGAATCCTATCATAGAAAATGATATTTCAAGACTTAACTCATTTACGGATGTATATGATAAATATGATCTGGTAGTATTTACAGAGATTTTAGAGCATATCACATTTAATCCTATACAATTTTGGAAGTTGGTCTATCAGATTCTGAAGCCCGGTGGACTAATCTATATCTCCACTCCCAATGCCTTTGCACTTCCAAGTTTAGTTCGAAGTTTTAAAAATACGGTACTACTGAAATCAATCGGGATTACGGTAGATGACATTATGTCCAAAGTCACTTATGGACACCACTGGAAGGAGTATTCGGCAAAGGAAGTTAAAAGGTATTTCGGTGTATTATCTCCGGACTTTGAGGTAGAAGTGAATCCATACAGCTATAAGGTCTATGACTTTAAACCACCCCAAATGCTATTTAAACTGCTTGCCAAACTCGGAAATATGACCAATACCTTTGCCGAGGATCTGGAAGTAATAGTCAGTTTAAAAAAGAAGAAAAGGTGGGGAGTTCATGAGCCGGAGTATTAG
- a CDS encoding exopolysaccharide biosynthesis protein — MAGSSKHFTDNQFTIREVIQNFSGWMAYFTSKWKVLLLAGILGMALGALVSIFKKPVFIASTSFVLEDGDSGGMGQMSGLASLVGVNLGSMGGTSGLFQGDNIMELYRSDRMLGEALLSPFDEDQLLIDRFISFEKIDKKWASKVTIDDMDFSVPRQNFTVSQDSVVKEVAKLIRENQLSVAKPDRKLTIIQVAIHSKDEAYAKAFNEILVENVNEFYRETKTKKTGENLAILQSQADSVRKILDESIGAFASATDRVPNANPLLSSATIDTRKRQIDVQATGAVYEEVVKNLEIAKVNHRNNSPLIQIIDSPRFPLERNEIRLVKGMFFGGVILGLLTVIWLYFRRIYRLHVQES, encoded by the coding sequence ATGGCTGGATCATCTAAGCATTTTACTGACAATCAGTTTACGATCAGGGAAGTTATACAGAACTTCTCCGGGTGGATGGCCTATTTCACTTCCAAATGGAAGGTTTTGCTGTTGGCCGGGATATTGGGGATGGCACTAGGGGCACTGGTCTCCATTTTCAAGAAGCCAGTATTCATCGCCTCCACTTCTTTTGTATTGGAAGATGGTGATTCAGGGGGCATGGGACAGATGTCAGGATTGGCTTCTCTGGTAGGCGTGAACCTGGGATCTATGGGTGGCACGAGCGGGCTTTTCCAAGGAGACAATATCATGGAGCTTTACCGCTCGGACCGCATGCTGGGGGAAGCTTTACTAAGTCCTTTTGATGAAGACCAGCTGCTGATAGACCGTTTTATCTCTTTTGAAAAAATAGACAAAAAGTGGGCCTCCAAAGTAACTATAGACGATATGGATTTTTCTGTCCCACGTCAAAATTTCACCGTCTCCCAGGATTCGGTGGTGAAGGAGGTCGCCAAATTGATCCGTGAGAATCAGCTCTCCGTGGCCAAACCCGACCGGAAACTGACGATAATCCAGGTAGCTATACATTCCAAAGATGAAGCTTATGCAAAAGCCTTCAATGAAATCCTGGTAGAAAATGTGAATGAATTCTATCGGGAGACCAAAACCAAAAAGACAGGAGAAAATCTCGCCATACTTCAGTCCCAGGCTGACAGCGTACGCAAAATTCTGGATGAAAGTATAGGTGCCTTTGCCTCAGCTACAGATCGTGTGCCCAATGCAAACCCTCTGCTATCTTCTGCTACCATAGATACCCGAAAGCGTCAGATAGATGTGCAGGCCACAGGAGCGGTATATGAGGAAGTGGTCAAAAACCTGGAAATCGCCAAGGTCAACCATCGAAACAATTCTCCTCTGATCCAGATCATCGACTCACCAAGATTCCCACTGGAGCGAAACGAAATCCGCTTGGTCAAAGGGATGTTCTTTGGTGGGGTGATCCTAGGTTTGCTCACTGTCATCTGGCTGTATTTCAGACGCATTTACCGTCTGCATGTGCAGGAAAGCTAA
- a CDS encoding class I SAM-dependent methyltransferase, whose translation MADSQELALHYTRYYERDYFEAFSYTNIILDHFGRIAKMDKTEIPKEARYLKMLEEGTKFLDVGCGLGLGLAYANKLNCDLYATEFDTGALEFVKENFPVKTFQGDIWDAGYPDEYFDFIHISHVIEHVLDPKAYIAEMKRIVKPGGYIAIGTPNMSSNLYRFHRWSKLLRLQVPDIIDGLEHTFIFPKPLLRKLCEEHGLTVSDHYTHNLGEKFGRLMRYKMPLKKKLNRLVQNAFKVNQWIVCQK comes from the coding sequence ATGGCGGATAGTCAGGAATTGGCATTGCACTATACCCGTTACTATGAAAGAGATTATTTTGAGGCATTCAGCTATACAAATATAATCCTGGATCACTTTGGCAGGATTGCGAAAATGGACAAGACTGAAATCCCAAAGGAAGCAAGATATCTTAAAATGTTGGAGGAGGGTACCAAATTCTTAGACGTGGGTTGCGGATTGGGCTTGGGATTGGCTTATGCCAATAAACTAAACTGTGATTTATATGCTACGGAGTTTGACACAGGGGCGCTGGAATTTGTAAAAGAAAATTTTCCTGTCAAGACTTTTCAGGGAGATATCTGGGATGCCGGCTATCCTGATGAGTATTTTGATTTTATCCATATCTCGCATGTGATCGAGCATGTGCTGGATCCCAAAGCCTATATAGCGGAGATGAAGAGAATCGTAAAGCCCGGAGGATATATTGCGATAGGTACACCTAATATGTCAAGTAACTTATATCGATTTCATAGGTGGTCCAAACTGCTCCGTTTACAGGTTCCCGATATCATCGATGGGCTGGAGCATACCTTTATATTTCCAAAGCCACTATTAAGAAAACTCTGTGAAGAACATGGATTGACAGTAAGCGATCACTATACACATAATTTAGGAGAGAAATTTGGCAGATTAATGCGCTATAAAATGCCCTTAAAGAAAAAACTTAATCGACTCGTCCAGAATGCCTTTAAGGTAAACCAGTGGATTGTTTGTCAGAAATAG
- a CDS encoding glycosyltransferase family 1 protein: MKVLLDLQYLNVATTGIKTYMMELARAAMSYPHPDIVWIFSHDPETQSADQTFKDPKSKIQRLNYHLDYFRWKEFQLPDLIKKHQPDVLICPDFVSPAASLPCRRLTVIHDAFFWQMPQNYPKWWRTYFLRLIKKGLKENTEIITTTEYSRKSLYKHLKKIYPMTVIHQVPKKLANGVDTAFLEKHSLENHKYLLHIGTFDKRKHLPLLVRAFGDFLKKANAEFKLVLAGGAGQSVQMNDKPVVDALVAELGLQDSVILPGYVSDAQVRTLYEGAFAYVFPSENEGFGIPIVEAMTFGVPVIHSDQPALLEVAGDAGLSFNTGNQQDLTEKMILLSSDFDLRSSLLQKGFARSKDFSSKKFIEAFHQVLLSN, from the coding sequence ATGAAAGTACTCCTCGACCTGCAATACCTCAATGTCGCCACCACCGGTATCAAGACCTACATGATGGAACTTGCCCGTGCGGCAATGTCCTATCCCCATCCTGATATTGTATGGATTTTCTCGCACGACCCCGAGACCCAAAGTGCGGATCAGACTTTTAAAGACCCCAAATCCAAAATCCAGCGGTTGAATTACCATCTGGATTACTTCAGATGGAAGGAATTTCAGCTTCCCGATCTCATCAAAAAACACCAGCCGGATGTGCTGATCTGTCCTGATTTTGTCTCTCCGGCAGCCAGTCTGCCCTGTCGCCGGCTTACGGTGATCCATGACGCATTTTTCTGGCAAATGCCCCAAAACTACCCAAAGTGGTGGAGAACCTACTTTCTCCGCCTGATAAAAAAAGGCCTGAAGGAAAACACTGAAATCATTACCACTACCGAATACTCCCGTAAGTCCCTATACAAACACCTGAAGAAAATCTACCCGATGACCGTTATCCATCAGGTTCCCAAAAAACTGGCAAATGGGGTAGATACTGCTTTTTTGGAAAAGCATTCCTTGGAAAACCATAAATACCTCCTTCATATCGGCACGTTTGACAAAAGAAAACATCTGCCACTATTAGTCAGGGCATTCGGGGATTTTCTAAAAAAGGCGAACGCTGAATTTAAATTGGTATTGGCCGGTGGCGCAGGTCAAAGTGTACAGATGAATGACAAACCAGTCGTGGATGCTCTTGTAGCTGAGCTTGGGCTTCAGGACAGCGTAATTTTGCCCGGATATGTCTCCGATGCGCAGGTACGAACGTTATATGAAGGCGCTTTTGCCTATGTTTTTCCTTCGGAGAATGAAGGCTTCGGTATTCCCATCGTAGAAGCCATGACCTTTGGCGTGCCTGTCATCCATTCCGATCAGCCTGCCTTATTGGAAGTGGCCGGAGATGCCGGACTTTCTTTCAACACCGGGAATCAGCAAGACCTAACTGAAAAAATGATACTTTTGAGCAGTGATTTTGACCTAAGATCTTCATTACTCCAAAAAGGCTTTGCCCGCTCCAAGGATTTTTCTTCCAAAAAATTCATAGAGGCTTTTCACCAAGTACTGCTTTCAAATTAA
- a CDS encoding oligosaccharide flippase family protein produces the protein MLEKLGLIPISEIIKNKSLQNFIFLAIIQSSNVLITIISMPLLIQGIGVDQFGLVNLSLSVIVLLNIMVGFGYNLSAPREVAINQQNKEELSHVVSNVFSAKILLASFATFLILTGIFGLNLFKEYQIILVYSVLLLFSEATLPLWFFQGMEKMKLISIANIFSKLLFLMGIVLFIHSPEMSKWVNFMMGFSGLTVNLFLLIYVHNFLEIKFYRPQFTAIWASMKENVLFFFSNLSGYISVNGGLIIFSFFANAETLGMYSLAERVVMVLRLFPAIIVQAIFPNASKLYKKDEQSFHRFMKVIYIRVLICGAIIAALTYLAAPWIIRVLSRSELGESVTYLQLLSPLLFLSCLNIPNITMMLVADLKQVLFKASWMMCLYMIITASILTYFYGGVGLCYGILSTEIVAYIICMLLLYKRNPNLFHAFYS, from the coding sequence ATGCTAGAAAAATTGGGTCTTATTCCTATCAGCGAAATCATCAAGAATAAATCCTTACAGAACTTTATTTTTCTGGCGATTATCCAGTCCTCTAATGTGCTGATTACGATTATATCCATGCCCCTGCTGATACAAGGAATAGGTGTGGATCAATTTGGACTGGTTAATCTGTCCCTTTCGGTCATTGTCCTGCTCAATATCATGGTGGGATTTGGCTACAACCTCAGTGCCCCACGTGAGGTAGCTATCAACCAACAGAATAAGGAGGAACTATCGCATGTAGTATCCAATGTATTTTCGGCTAAGATCCTACTTGCCAGCTTCGCTACTTTTCTGATTTTGACAGGAATCTTCGGGCTCAACCTTTTCAAGGAATATCAAATAATCCTGGTGTACTCTGTATTGCTACTTTTTTCGGAGGCGACTTTACCACTCTGGTTTTTCCAGGGAATGGAAAAAATGAAGCTCATCAGCATTGCCAATATTTTCAGCAAATTACTTTTTCTGATGGGTATTGTGTTATTTATCCATAGCCCAGAGATGAGTAAATGGGTAAATTTTATGATGGGGTTTTCAGGGCTGACGGTTAACCTCTTCTTGCTGATATATGTACATAACTTCCTGGAGATAAAATTCTATAGACCCCAGTTTACAGCAATATGGGCAAGCATGAAGGAGAATGTTCTATTCTTTTTCAGCAATCTTAGCGGATATATATCAGTGAATGGGGGGCTAATTATCTTTAGTTTTTTCGCCAATGCAGAGACCTTAGGCATGTACAGTCTGGCCGAACGGGTGGTGATGGTTTTACGGCTTTTTCCCGCTATAATCGTTCAGGCGATATTCCCAAATGCCTCCAAACTTTATAAGAAAGACGAACAGTCCTTTCATCGCTTTATGAAAGTGATATATATACGGGTTCTTATTTGTGGGGCTATTATCGCAGCTCTGACTTATCTCGCCGCCCCTTGGATTATTCGTGTGCTCTCTAGATCGGAGTTAGGTGAATCGGTCACTTACCTTCAGCTTTTGTCTCCCCTTTTATTTCTTTCCTGTCTTAACATCCCTAATATCACCATGATGCTGGTAGCGGATCTGAAGCAGGTCCTTTTCAAGGCAAGCTGGATGATGTGCCTATACATGATCATCACCGCATCTATTTTGACCTATTTTTATGGAGGTGTGGGGCTCTGTTACGGTATTTTATCCACAGAAATAGTAGCCTACATCATTTGTATGCTTCTTTTGTACAAGCGAAATCCCAATCTTTTCCATGCCTTCTACTCCTGA
- a CDS encoding O-antigen ligase domain-containing protein, with the protein MELIFFIIISLAVAAGFFWTVQQMVFHGKWEYFIFFLAAFLPFYITSLSVVYLATHSPLLVSLFQISKEIIVIIAGVVFVLYHRNIFNYPFRLQSTDWFMLAFIGLTVLFLIFPIGQASFINKVLYFKSILIPSLVYMLGRNTDFGDLELKRIFRIIFFIAIAAFLVNLIEHFVLHAHLQQFTGYALFNMAINDIDPVGHYNLTWTFETTNAMKRLGSFFADPLELASSVLMGFAAGLIWFLTTDKNRQWNYLPIMLCCIGSLIFASSRASFAAFFLMVFFIALVFRLYKLISFGFLALLLFVLYVLFLAPEDFYYFVVDTLTFANTSSLGHVIEWGLALDSMVTNPLGIGLAMSGNFGSVSDELRVGGENQFLIYGVQLGWIGMVLYIATLVTGIRNSIYVFNNSDKLNLARMAFVAGTVKAGLLLPLFTANVEIYTYVSWVSWWMVGISISEYSRIKVKKHTHEIVR; encoded by the coding sequence ATGGAGTTGATCTTTTTCATAATCATCTCCCTTGCAGTGGCTGCCGGCTTCTTCTGGACAGTTCAGCAGATGGTATTTCATGGAAAATGGGAGTACTTTATCTTCTTCCTTGCCGCATTTCTCCCTTTTTATATTACCTCACTCAGTGTGGTTTATCTGGCCACCCACTCTCCTCTTCTGGTCAGTTTATTTCAGATAAGCAAAGAAATCATTGTTATTATTGCGGGAGTAGTATTTGTTCTCTACCATAGGAATATCTTCAATTATCCCTTTAGATTGCAGTCCACTGACTGGTTTATGCTGGCTTTTATAGGTCTGACGGTACTTTTTTTAATCTTCCCCATAGGACAGGCCAGCTTTATCAATAAGGTACTGTATTTCAAAAGCATCTTGATTCCAAGTCTGGTTTATATGCTGGGCAGAAATACTGACTTCGGAGACCTCGAACTGAAGCGGATATTCCGGATCATTTTCTTCATCGCCATAGCTGCGTTTCTGGTGAACCTGATCGAGCACTTTGTTCTCCATGCCCATCTGCAGCAGTTTACAGGCTATGCCCTGTTCAATATGGCCATAAACGACATCGATCCGGTGGGTCATTACAATCTGACCTGGACCTTCGAGACTACCAATGCCATGAAGCGTCTGGGGAGTTTTTTCGCGGATCCACTGGAGCTGGCAAGTTCGGTATTGATGGGCTTTGCCGCAGGATTGATCTGGTTTTTGACAACCGACAAGAACCGGCAATGGAACTATCTTCCGATAATGCTCTGCTGTATTGGCAGTCTGATATTTGCTTCTTCCAGAGCTTCATTCGCCGCGTTTTTCCTGATGGTTTTCTTTATAGCTCTGGTTTTTAGGCTATATAAACTGATCTCCTTTGGGTTCCTGGCTTTGCTGCTGTTTGTGCTCTATGTGTTGTTCCTCGCTCCCGAGGATTTCTATTACTTTGTAGTGGATACACTTACCTTTGCGAATACTTCCAGCCTAGGACATGTGATAGAATGGGGACTGGCTTTGGATTCCATGGTTACAAATCCACTGGGAATCGGGCTGGCGATGAGTGGGAATTTTGGAAGCGTATCGGATGAGCTACGGGTAGGGGGAGAAAATCAGTTTTTGATCTATGGGGTGCAGCTGGGCTGGATCGGGATGGTGCTATACATAGCCACATTGGTCACAGGAATCAGAAATTCCATTTATGTTTTCAATAATTCGGATAAGCTGAATTTAGCCAGAATGGCCTTTGTGGCCGGTACGGTGAAGGCAGGCCTATTGCTCCCACTGTTTACCGCAAATGTAGAGATTTACACCTATGTATCCTGGGTTTCCTGGTGGATGGTGGGGATAAGTATAAGCGAGTATTCCAGAATCAAAGTAAAGAAACATACACACGAGATAGTTAGATGA
- a CDS encoding 2OG-Fe(II) oxygenase — MINFIEIEENLEKFRLAYHVAQPFPHLIIDNFCDEARLSAAYDAIPELNNKSRDYVFANNKFEKSNYKELCPELHELYEDLTSERFNKILSFITSKEIFVDPKNHGGGLHQGKKNSFLDMHLDFNYHPLHKNWYRELNLLLYLNKDWKPEYKGNLKILDLRTDKEAELEVPFNRLIIQQCAPYTLHGYEMTAFPEGKYRTSIATYAYQKHKHLIEKPRTTDWHPNQDSNLFKKLLAKNYNFLVSTKNRLFGSGTAKNQ; from the coding sequence ATGATTAATTTTATTGAGATTGAGGAGAATCTGGAGAAATTCAGACTGGCATACCATGTTGCCCAACCCTTTCCTCATTTGATAATTGACAATTTTTGTGATGAGGCCAGGCTGAGTGCCGCCTACGACGCTATCCCTGAACTGAACAACAAAAGCAGAGACTACGTTTTTGCCAACAATAAATTTGAGAAGTCAAATTATAAGGAGCTTTGTCCTGAGTTACATGAGCTTTATGAGGACCTTACTTCCGAGCGTTTCAATAAAATCCTCTCCTTCATTACTTCCAAGGAGATATTCGTAGATCCCAAAAACCACGGAGGTGGATTGCATCAGGGCAAAAAGAACAGTTTTCTCGATATGCACCTTGATTTCAACTATCATCCTCTCCATAAAAACTGGTACCGTGAACTAAATCTGCTTCTGTATCTGAACAAAGACTGGAAACCGGAATATAAGGGTAACCTGAAGATTTTAGATCTTAGAACTGACAAAGAGGCGGAGCTGGAAGTTCCTTTTAATAGACTCATCATACAGCAGTGCGCTCCCTATACCCTGCATGGATATGAGATGACCGCATTCCCTGAAGGAAAGTATAGGACTTCTATCGCTACCTACGCCTATCAAAAACACAAGCACCTGATAGAGAAACCCAGAACTACAGACTGGCACCCCAATCAGGACTCCAATCTCTTCAAAAAACTATTGGCAAAAAATTATAATTTTCTGGTATCCACCAAGAACAGATTGTTTGGAAGCGGAACGGCAAAAAACCAATAA